One region of Pseudomonadota bacterium genomic DNA includes:
- a CDS encoding acetolactate synthase, with translation QLSITTDNKPGRLNQICDILEREQINIKGVMACSELNPPRVKVIVDSPERAKNVLQSNGFDVATSEVIAVGTPDHPGGLNVVLRALKEGKINVATLYPFITVKGDDAILIIEVDDILAAKEVLRSQWIKTFSTDIYQT, from the coding sequence CCAGCTTTCTATTACTACAGATAACAAACCGGGACGTTTGAATCAGATTTGTGATATCCTGGAAAGAGAGCAGATTAATATCAAGGGCGTCATGGCTTGTTCTGAATTAAATCCACCCAGGGTAAAGGTTATCGTTGATAGCCCTGAGCGAGCTAAGAATGTTCTACAGTCCAATGGCTTTGATGTGGCTACCAGTGAAGTGATAGCTGTCGGGACCCCCGATCATCCAGGTGGTCTTAACGTGGTTCTACGGGCTTTAAAAGAAGGCAAAATAAATGTTGCGACCCTCTATCCATTTATCACGGTGAAAGGTGATGATGCCATCCTGATTATTGAAGTTGATGATATCCTGGCAGCCAAGGAAGTCCTGCGCAGTCAGTGGATTAAAACCTTCAGCACCGATATTTACCAGACCTGA